In Dehalococcoidia bacterium, the genomic window CAACTCCATTCTCGATAAAGGGACAGCGATCGCGCGCCGCCTCCGGATCGATGCCGCCCCAGCTAACATCAGTGCGCCGCATCGCATCGGCTATGATCTCCGCCGGTATTCTGCCGCTTTCGATTCTGGGCAAGCTGAGGCGCGGCAAGTTGCCGCTAGGCTGGCGCATGTAGTGGTACAGCATCTGCCCGCTCATCTCCTTCGTGTAAGGCAGGACGTTGGTCACCATGAACCGCTTCGCGTCGAATCTCATACCGAGGTCGAGCACGGCTGGCAGGTCGGCGATGTTGCGCTTCATGGCCACGAACACTATGCCCAGCTCGGTGCTGAAGAAGGTCAGCAGCCCGATGGGGCTCTTAAGCACGCCGGCGTCGCGACGGATGGCGTCCCGGAAACCGGCGATATTATCGATGACGTTGGGCAGCTCGGCGCCCAGCCGCACGTCCTCGTAGCTGTCGGGCGTGGCCCCGTCCAGCGAGACCCACAGCAGGTCGATGCCGGCTTGAACCAGCTCTTTCGACAGCTCGGGCGTGAGCATGGTGCCATTGGTGATAAGCTCGACGCGACATCCGAGCTCTTTGACGCGGCGCACCATCTCGACGATGCGCGGATGGAACAGGGGCTCGCCGAAGCCGCCGAAGAACACCGTAGGCAGGGGGGAGAACTCTTTCAATCCTGCGACGATGCCGTCAAATACCGCATCCGACATCATGCCCAGCGGCTCCTCCCAGACGTTGCGCATGCAGGTGCGGCAGTCCAGGTTGCACTGGTTGGTGGGCTCTATGTACAGCTTGGAGAGGCGCGACGGGCGCAACAGCTTTAATTCAGCCGCGCCCTCGGCCAGCGGGAGGCGGTCGCCGGGCGCCAAACCGTAGCGAGAGGCTACCTCCGGTGGCACAACGAGGCGACCGTTTTTGTCGACCTGTATGTAAATATCTTTATCGTTGGACATTCTATAGGCGGGCTGCTCACAACTATACTATTTACGGCATCACCAATACGATCAGGATGACCGCGTTTCTTGATCATCACCTTTATCTATGGGCGGCTCTGGTTCAGCTTCAGACTGCAAAACGTCCGGGTTATCAATTTCATCGGCGGATGCCTCTGATTCAGACTCAAGCTGTGATTTAAGTCTCTCCTCCCTGCGAAGGAAGAACTCATCCACGCTGAGCTTCTGCTCCCTGTAACCATAGATTAGCAGCACAAGAGCGGCCGCCATCATGACACAATCCAACGCCAGCGCAGCCGGGGCCGCCAGCGGGAAGGCCTCTCCAAAACACGTTCCGCATTGCTCCTTGCCCTGCACAATAGCGCCGATGTTGGCAACCATGAATGTAGCGCTGATAAGCAGGGTGCCGAGGGCTCCGAATCTCACCAGTATGCCCAGCACCAGGAATACCCCTATCAAAAGCTCCAGCCACGGCAACGCCGCGCCATAGGCGGACGCCAGGCAGTCAGGCAGCATGTTATAGCCTTTCACCATATCGATGAAATCGGTCTGCATCGGAAGCTTGGTCACAGCCGATACGATGAACGTCACGCCCAGGAACAGCCGCAGCGTGAGCTGCAAATAAGCGTTCTTAAGGAGGATGGTCAAACCTTTCATTGATCGTCCTCCATAGCACGCGCCTTCTCTATCGCCGCATCGATAGCGTTACAAAATTCTTCCAGTGAGGTTGACGACCCTGTATACTTTACCCTGTTGATATATGTCGACTGCCACTCTGCCCCATTGGCAAGAGCCTCTTCCTGCTCCGCCATAATCTTATCACTAAACTTGCCGCTATTTAGCGAGTCGGTAAATAATACCATGTCCAAGCCGATGCTCTCGGCGGCAGTCAGTATCTCAGACATATTGACCGGCGCTTGTCCCAGATAGAATTTATCATGAAGCTCCCAGAACATACCCTGCTCGCCGGCGCATTCCAGAGCTTCACCCAGCGTAAAGGAAAATTCGTGTGTGGTGGGGTAGTAGTGGTGATAATCCACCCTGACCTCATCCGGGTATATCTCAAGAGCTTGAATTACCAGCTTCTCCCGATTTACGCAAATCGAACATATGAAATCAGGGAAAGTACCTATGACAACAATCGGTTCTTCGGCGCCGCGGCACCAGCCCGTGCACTCCTTATCGATTGACAGCTCCTGCGTCCCGCTGTGCCAGAGCGCAACACCGATCGCCAGGGTAACGACCGTTACCAGCAGGACGGTGAATAAGTATCCCTTGCTTTGCATATAGCGACTCCGATTAGATAACTACGGCTCCATGAAGAAAGATTCAACAGCCACATTATCCGGTTATCCGGACAACTTGGCAATACCGGTCAAAGAAGGCTAAAATGGTGTTTAGCGCTACCTTGCTTTATGCCCCAACGCGATAACCTTATCAATTTACATCCATCAGCGTAATCGCATTCTGCGGACATTCCGCAGCACAGGCACCATCGCCGTCGCACTGCGCCCCCTTTTTCTGCAATGCCTTGCCATTATATATATACAGGAAACCTTTCATGCAGGCCTGCACGCAGAGGCCGCAGCCGTTGCATTTCTCTTTATCGATCTGGATCACTTTCTTCACTGTTTCCATAAGTATATAGGAGCTAAGACTTCATATGCGGCTTCAACTTATCCATCACCTGCTTCATCTCAAGACCATCGATGCCAAGAAGCTTGATCCTGTGATTCTCACCCTGCAAGATCGATATCCTCTCATTGGAGATGCCGAGTATCTCACTCAGAAATGCAATTATTTCTTTGTTGCCGTAATCGTTACGCTCATCGTCAGCCTGCACAGCGATCTTGAGACGCAGGTAGCCACCCGCTACCCCCAGTACCTCGTTGCGCTTGGCATTTGGCTCCATATGAATTGTAATACTACACTGGCTCATATTAACCTCCTAATTTAAGGCAATTCATGAATTGCCACTACTTACTACAAACTACTTACTGCCACCAACGGGCGACTCCGCCTTGAAAAATCTCTTCTTGAAATACAGCGCCAGATTCACCAGGCTGATGAGCACCGGCACTTCCACCAGCGGCCCGATGACCGCGGCGAAGGCCACCCCGGAGCCGATGCCGAATACCGCGATAGCCACGGCTATGGCCAGCTCGAAGTTGTTGCTGGCGGCGGTGAAGGCGATGGTCGCCGTCTGCTCGTATGGCGCGCCGATCTTCCTGCCCATGAAAAACGACACAAGGAACATGGCCACGAAGTATATCAGCAGGGGCACGGCTATGATCAGCACATCGACGGGAGATGCCACAATGGTCTCTCCCTGCAACGAGAACATCACGACGATAGTGAACAGCAGAGCGATGAGCGTGATGGGACTGATCCTCTTGATGAATTTATTATCGTACCAGTCGCGGCGCTTCTTCTTCAGCAGGAAGAAGCGCGTGAGCATGCCGCCGAAGAACGGGATGCCAAGGTAGATGAAGACGCTCTTTGCTATCTCTCCGATGGTGATGTCGACCTCGGAGCCCTCAAATCCGAACCATCCCGGCATCACGGTGATAAAGATATACGCGTAAAGCGAAAAGAACAGTATCTGAAAGATCGAGTTGAAGGCCACCAGCCCGGCGGCGTACTCGGTATCCCCCTTCGCCAGTTCGTTCCACACGATGACCATCGCGATGCAGCGCGCCAGCCCTATCATGATAAGTCCGGTCATGTACTCGGGATAGTCCCATATCACTCCCAGGAACAATATCGCCAGGAAGAACATGAGAAGCGGGCCGATTATCCAGTTCTGCACCAGCGACAGGGTGAGAACTCGCCAGTTGCGGAAGACCTTGCCCAGTTCTTCGTACCTGACCTTGGCCAGGGGAGGGTACATCATGAGGATGAGTCCGATGGCGATAGGTATCGAGGTAGTGCCCACGGAAAGCGAATCGATGAATTCGGCGACGCTTGGGGCCAGGTAGCCCAGACCCACGCCGAGGGCCATCGCTATGAATATCCACAGGGTTAAGAATCGATCTAAGAATCCGAGTTTTCTTACCTGTTCAACCATATTCGGTATCCTTTCAGTCATTGACCTTAACTCTGTACCCATAGAACAACGTAATATATCCCCACCCCGATACACACCGCCGCCGCGATGCGCCGCACCCACTTCTCCGCCACCGTCACTTTGTTAAGCCACTTCGAAACCTTCGACACCCCGAATGACAGCAGGACGGCGAAGATAAGCACCGGCAGCCCCGTCCCGATGGCGAACACCGCCGGGAACGTGATTCCCGCCGTGGATTCGATAGAAAGCGGTATCAGCACCGCGAAGAAGAGCAGGGCGGTATAGGGGCAGAACGCCAGCGCGAATACGACGCCGAGGAGGAACGGTCCCAGCCACTTGCGTTTCGAGACCTTCTCTCCGATACGGGACAGATGCCCTCCGCCTTTGTGAGCCGGTATCTTGATGATGCCCAGCATGAGTATGCCGACCACTATCAACAGCGGCCCAAGGAACACCTCGCCCGAGCTCTGCAGAGCATTGGCCAGTCCCGGTATATTTACCCCGGCCAGTATGACAACGACACCGATGATAAAATACGATACCATCCTCCCAAGCGTGTAAAGCGCGCCCGCAATGGCTACATATTTTTTATCCGTGATATCCCGGCTGATGAATGCCAGCGCGGTTATATTGGTGGTCAGCGGACACGGGCTTATGGCGGCCAGCAGACCGATAAGGAACGCGGCGATGACCGGCCATCCGCCGCTCTGGGTGAAATTCAGAACGAACTCATTAAAACCACCCATAACAACTACTCCATGTCCTCCAGGCGTTCCTCAATTTCAGCCTTGGCGGCATCGCGATATGCCTGAGTGTCATATATTAAGAGATAGAGACTGGTCATTTGTTCTATCTCTTCCTCACCGTCTACTATCTTATTTATGAATATTTGAGACGTGTAAGCCCCGAGTTTATTCACTAGAGCGCTGTTACTCACATCTTCTACGTTGATTGTCATAAATACAAGCTTGCCGTCAGCCACCTCATCGCCAAAATATGTGTCGACAACCCATCTAAGGTTATCTTCCGCCCATACGCAGCTTGTGCAGCGGTTCGCACGGTGGGTATATATGACTTCGACCACATTCTGCCAATCCAGCGTTACCCCCGGCTTGAGCGTCGCGGTTTCAGGAGCAGTCACTATCTCCACCACTGTTATTTCAAAATTCAGGTCTCTCCCGGCAAGCGGATGGTTGAAATCTACCGTTACGCCTTTTTCAGAGGTATCAATCACAATGCCTTGAAACGTCTGGCCTGCTGAATTCTGCATTTGTATCTGTTCGCCGACCTCCGGCACGAATCCCTCAAATGAACTCCAGTTTACTGTTACCACCATAGAATCAAGGGATGGACCGTATGCATCGTCGGATAATATATGTATATTCTTGGTTTCATTCACACGCATACCGATTACTGCCTGTTCAAAGCCGGGGATTAAATTGCTGCTGCCGATGGTAAACTGCAAAGGATCGCCGCCTTGAAGTTCAGAGGAGTCGAATACTGTCCCGTCATCCAGTGTGCCAACATATAGAACCTTGACGGTATCCCCTTCATTAGCAATCGTTGAAGTGGATGATCCATCCGGTGCTGGCGCCCCGCATGCCGAGACAAGCCCTATCGTCAACAAAAGAACGGCTGCCAGCGCGACCAATCGAAATTTATTGAACACTCCCAATCTTGCCACCTCATCTCCTTAATATCAAATTTATCTTAAATACAGAGGGAAATCATGAAAACCCATGATAATCAATTCAGGCGCTCCTCAATCTCAGCCTTGGCTTTATCGGAATATGCCTGAGAGTCGCCTACGAGATAATAGAGGCTGGTCAACTGTTCTATCTCCTCCTCACCGTCTGCTATCTTATTTATGAATATTTGAGATGCGTAAGCGCCGAGTTTATTTGCTAGAGCGCTGTTATTACTATCTTCTATATCGATTGACATAAACACGAGTTTACCATCGGCCATCTCGTCGGCAAAATATGTGTCGACAGTCCATCTAAGCCAGTCTTCCGCCCATATACAACCGGAGCAGCGGTGCGTACGGTGGGTATATATGACTTGGACCACATTCTGCCCATCCGGCGTCGCCGTCGGCTGGACTGTCGCGACAACGGTTGATGTTGGTGTAGGCTGAACGGTATTCACAGCGGTCGGGGTAGGCGTAGCCTGGCCCGTCGCACTACCCGACGGTTCTCCGCATGACGAGACAAAACCCACTACCAACAAAAGAGCGGCCGCGAGCGAGATTAATCGAAACTTATTGAATACTGCCATTCTTGCCACTTCAACTCCTTAATACCAAATTTGCCTTAAATGCAGGGGAATATAATGAAAATCCATGATAATCAATTCAGACGATCCTCGATGTCCGCCTTTAGAGTATTTACGAACTCTTCATCCTTCCACAACAAGAACCAGATATCCGTTATCTCCTCAATATCATTTGTTCCGTCTTCCACATCGTTCAGGAAAAGCGACGATGTATAGGCCCCGAACTTCTGCACCATATCCGCGTTAGCGGAGTCCTGCAGATTCAAAGCCATGAAAACTATCTCGCCGCTCTCAAGCTCGTCGGCAAAACACGTGTTCAGCGTGTATTCCGTCATCTCCTGCGCACGGGTGCAGGCGGTACAGCGTTGCGCGCGATGGAAATACACAACCTCGACCCCGTTATCTATGCTGGGAGGCGGACCGGACGAATTATCGGGCTCCGGAACCTTGCACGCCGACACCAGCCCAATTGTCAGTAAAAGCACAGCCGCAAGCGCAATCAATCGAAATTTAATTGACAATCTGTATTTAGGTATTTCTAACTTCATCTATTTAGCAGTGCCTTATAAACCGTCTTTCCTCTTACCCTTGGCATCGCCTTCGCATTCAGCTTCTCCAGCGAGATGACAATCGTATCGAGGTCCTTTATAGGGAAGCCCAGCACAGCCTCGTTTTCCGCCAGGTCAGTTGCCTCGCGGCAGCCATAACATCCCAGCGTAGCGTTCATCTTTTGAGTAAGGAAAGGCTTAACCGTGCAATCCACACACGTAGCCTGAAGGATAGCGGTATCGAAATTCAACCTTCCGCCGGTATCGAAAACCAGCGCCAGCGCGACCCACATCAGGTGTTCTACATCGGATTCTATTACCACCACATCAGGCACAAAAGGCGCCTCGCCGAGCGGGCAGCAGGCCGCCATCTTATATCTGCCCATTTCCAGGCGGGACATGGTGCTGAGCGTGTTCACAGCGGCCGCAGGGCTGCCAAATATCCCCATAGCGGCAGGCATCTCCCCGGACAAAAGCTTGGCGGGCGGTTCTTTAAAGCCGAATGCCCAGGCGGCGGCGGGACAGGCGATATTATCCGCAGTGAGCGTCAGCTTCTGGCCCTCCCGAGCTCCCATGAGCACCTGACAATAACGCCGGTCGCCGGGCTTCTCAAAACCTTCCAGCCGAACTTCATGTTCAAAGAACTTCACCGCTACCGGCTCGTATTTGAGGCCCAGTATATCTCTTAATTTACCCGCCGCCAATCGATAATCAGCCAACTAACCTTCCGCCTTCTCTATTATCAAACGTTTAAATACGATTATTCACAACAACTGTTGCTACTGGAACCGGAACATCAAGTCCCGCCTTTCGGGGAGGACATGCCGTCCAGGGGTATAACCCCTTTATCCCTGTAATCCCTGATCCTGCGGATAACAAGCTCGTTGCCCGGCAGCTCGCCACACTGGTTCCTGTTGGAATAGATAATCCAGTTATCCACAGCCACTTCAAATACGCCGGCATGTCCCTCTACCAGCTTTGCTTTGATTCCAAACCCTTTCTCGATCTCAGCCGCCAGACCGGCGGCTCTGTCGTAAAATCCTCACTCTACGCAATAGGTGATTTCTACACCTAATCCCTTCTTTTCTTTGTCGTTACCTGCCGATGGCTCATCAGAATGCATCCCGCAAGACTCACACATAACGGCCTCCTTTTACTTTTTCATAGCTTCATTGATGTACTTCTTAACCTCATCCTTGCTCGGAATCTTACCCGAGCAGACCACCTCTTCATCGATCACGAGTCCGGGAGTCGTCAGTATAGGATACTCAAGTATCTTGGTGATATCCTTCACCTCTTCGATTTTCGCGTCGATACCGAGCTCTTTCACCGCCTCCTTGGCGGTCTTTTCAAGCTGCATGCACTTGGCGCAACCGGTTCCCAGTATCTTTATGATCATCGTTCACCTCCAAGAATTTATTGCGTTACCAGACCGAAAATATATCCCGATATCGTGGCCATGACTACAACAATCGATACATACAGCAGCATCTTCTGCGTTCCCATTATCTTACGTATCACCAGCATGCTGGGCAGCGACAGGGCGGGCCCCGCCAGCAGCAGCGCCAGCGCCGGGCCCTGGCCCATGCCCAGGTCCAAGAACGATCTTACGATGGGCACCTCGGTCAGCGTGGCGAAGTACATTATCGCGCCGAGGAACGAGGCGGTGAAATTGGCCAGCAACCCGTTGCCGCCTACCGAAGATGTTATCGCCGACTCCGGCACTCCGGTGCGTATCATGCCGGCAATAAATACGCCGATAAGCAGCCAGGGTATGACCAGCTTAACGAAACGCAATGTTTCACTGAGCCACTGTTTAACCTCGACCTTGCTGAAGAAGCGCCACAGCGTCACCGCAAGTATCACGAGCAGGATGCCCATGATTATCCACTGCTTGCCCGCGGCAAAGACCAGTATGCCGAGCAACGTTCCGATAAACAAGAATTGAAGCTTCGGGCTCATGCCGTCGTGTCCCTGTGACGCCATCATCTCGAAGGCCTTCGCGTCCGCCTTCGACTGCTCCTTACGGTAGATGAAAGCCATGATCAGTCCTATAACGACCGAGAACAGTATCGCCATGATAGCGCGACCCAGACCCAGATCATAACCGAGGAGCTTGGCGGAATAGACTATGGCCAGCACATTGATGGCAGGAGCCGCGTACAGGAACGTTACCGCCGGTCCCAGGCCGGCGCCCCTCTTATAGATGCCGCCGAAAAGTGGCAGCACCGTGCACGAGCACACCGCCAGAACCGCGCCGGAGACTGAGGCCACGCTGTATGAGACGAGTTTCTTAGCCTTAGGCCCGAAATATTTCAGCACCGACGCCTGGGACAGAAAGGCCGATATCGCACCTGCGATGAAGAAGGCGGGAACAAGACATGTTATCACATGCGCCGACAGGTACTCGGCCAGCGCATCGACTCCGCCTCTGAGAAGATCGATAAAGAAATCCATTTGTCAGCAACCCTTCCCTAAATGCGCAAATACGCATATATCGTAAGTAAAAAAATTTATTTCACCAGCTTGCCGGCGCACCCGGTACCGACCCGCTCGGCTTTCTTGAGACGCTGACGATCCATAGCGGCAAGCTTGTTTCCGTTCAGCGCCCTGCGCACCGAATCCACCAGCCCGATCATATAATCATCCATACCTTTATTATCGAGCGAATAAAGCGACCAGAGGCCATCCTTGCGCAGTTTGAGAAAACCAGCGTCGTGCAGGGCGGAAAGGTTCCGCGACGCGCGTGTCTGCGATATTTGCAGCGCCTGCATCACCTCGCACACGCAGCACTCGCGCTCAAGGAGCAGGTTCATAATCCTGAGCCGGGTCTCATCCGATAGGGCTTTAGAGGCTTTTACAAAATCACGCATCTATATCACCTTTGAAATAATGTATTCATTCATACGTCTACTACATAGTCGAGCCGACTTTTGAACTCGACGGCTCCGATTCACATCAGCGCCGCACGGGCGCCGATCGGCTATCCTCAGGTACTGCAACCCGAGACGCTGATATAATCCTGTTTAGTAATAGTATCAGAGCAATTTGCCGAGGTAACGGTAAGCGTAACAGTATAAAGCCCATCGCGACTGTAGGTATATGCAGGATTCTGTGTCGTACTATCAACAGCACCATCACCGTTAAGGTCCCATGCCCACCCTGTCACATCACCCGTCGATAAATCGGTAAACTGCACCTTGGTAGCACCGTGACATTCTCTCGGTTCGGCTGTAAAATCGGCTTTGCACTCGGGTGCCGAAACAACTATATAAGACGTCTTGACTTCGCTGTCGCTTTTACCGGTCCCCATGACGGTAAGCTTAACAGTATAATCACCGGGAACCTCATAAACATGGAGCACATACTGATCCGTGCTGTCAACCACACCGTCATTGTCGAAGTCCCATTCCCACGATTCGATTTCGCCGGCAGACAAGTCCGTGAACCATACGCTTAAGGGAGCATTTCCTGAAGTTGCGTTCACAGTGAACTGAGCGGAGGGGGCGCCGGGACCGCACCCGGTCGCTCCGGCAATAATAAACACACTACATAACAGTAATATAAAAATAACGAATTTATGCTTTGACATTCTCCCTCTCCCCTTACCTCCTCCATAAATACGATTGGATTCTATATCCCGCACTGAATATAAGGCCTATGCATCTTAACGAAATCCATCAGCATAACAGCCGCGTATACTTATCATCATATATAACTATATGCGCAAATTCGCATATAATGTATCAAAAAATATAAGCATTTGCAATATCAGCGATTCTCCATCAAATCTCTAAGTCCTTCCATGCAATAGCCCAACGGACGCCAGCGGCATTCCTTGCAGATCACATCCACATCCTCAGGATACAAACGCGCGCGTATCTTGGCCTCGGCCTCGGGCCAGGTCAAACGCTGCTCAAGAGTGAGCCCAAGCCTGACCATTACGTTGAAATCGAGGCTCTTCACCATAGATTCCGAATTTGGACTGTTCTGCCTGCAGCCTCCTTCGGAGAAAAAAGGGCAGAAGGCGCAAATATCATCAGGATAGTCCACTACTTCAAAGTGCACGGACCGCGGAGATTGCAGCCGGCCCACGATTCGCTTCATATTCAGCACGTGCTCAGGGGAATAACCTAGTCCCCGGAAACCTAGTATGCATATAAGGTGATGTGCGCGTATTTTCATCGGCTTTCGCATTCAGCTGCTGTATTACCATTACACTTCATCGGCACAATCGGGGTTCTTATCTGAACATAGTCCAAATATACGTAGAAATATAGTAGCTGTCAATTCCTTATGGTAGAATACATTCAGAATCGCCTTCTGAGGTTGCCATGACTTATATGACCCGCCCGATGCAGCTTGATGATGTCCAGCAAGCCGTTCAGATCGACAAGGAGTGTTTCCCCTTGAATAAACAGCCGATGGCGTATAAGAACGAACTCCTATATAACCAGACGGCCCGCTACATAGTGGCTTACGACGATTCGGACCCGGACAAGAATTCTATCGCGGGCGTGCTGGGTTTCTGGCTCATGGCGGGGGAAGCTCATATCATGACTGTAGGTGTGCGCGGTGAACACCGGAAGCAGGGCGTTGGAGAATTAATGCTGAAGTCGGCTATCGACCTGGCCCTATCATGCGGCGCATTCGCCGTAACGCTGGAGGTGCGCCGGTCGAACTCAGAAGCCATGGCTCTATACAGGAAACACAATTTCACCGAACGCGGCATCAGAAAGAACTATTATGACGAAACGCATGAAGATGCCGTGATAATGACCAGAGAACTGGACAACCGGTGAATCATGTCCCGACGATAAGTTTGCAGAGTTAACCGTCATTAAATATAATAAAGTTCAACCCGACTCTTTAGGCACGGTCATATCAGAATATATCGTGTATAATATATACATAAGTTAGGATAATTCATTCGTGATTAGTGAAATGGGATAATTCTTGAGGAGATAAGGAAATGGATATCCGCGAACTTCTTACAGAAGCCATTAAAAAAAGAGCTTCGGACCTACATATCACAGCAAACAATCCTCCTGTTTTACGCATAGACGGTGAACTGGTGCCGCAGGTCGATCACCCCGTTGTCTCTACAGACGACCTGGAAAAAATGCTAACCAGCATCACCAACGAGGAACAGCAAAAGAGATTCGAAAACGAGCTTGAACTTGACTTTGCCTACAACCTTGAGGATTTAGGAAGATTTCGCGCCAACGCGTGTCTGCAAAGAGGACGTATCAGCCTATGCTTCCGATTGCTTCAGGTCAGGGTCCCTGATATAGAAGAGTTGAACCTCCCTGAAATTTGTAAAGACCTGGCCCTCAGAGAACGCGGTCTTATAATAGTAAGCGGCCCAACTGGAAGCGGTAAATCTACCACGCTTGCTGCGATAATCAAATACATAAATAACTTGAAGAAACGGCGGATAATCACCATTGAAGACCCCATAGAATTCATTCATGAAAACAAGAACTGCTTCATTACACAGCGAGAATTAGGCACCGATACACTGTCATTCGGCACCGCCTTAAAACACGCCCTGCGCCAGGACCCCGATGTGATAATGGTCGGCGAAATGAGAGATCTGGAAACGATAAGTATCGCGCTGACCGCTGCGGAAACCGGCCACCTTATACTGGCAACCCTTCACACGCCGAGCGCCCCGCAGACCATCGACAGGATTATCGACATCTTCCCTCCATATCAGCAGCCGCAGGTAAGAGTACAGCTCTCCACCACTCTGGAAGGTGTATTGTATCAATCATTAATACCGAAAGTCGGGAACGCGGGACGAATACCGGCGGTAGAGGTTATGATAGCCACGGATGCCATTAAGAACCTCATCAGGGAAGGCAAGACCGCTCACATGTGGAATGTCATGCAGACAGGCGCTAATTTTGGAATGCAGACACTGGATCAGGCGCTGATGAACATGTTAAGCAACCGCGTAATCAATTTTGAGGAAGCCATCAGTCACTGCCGCGACGCTGACACATTCAGGAAATCCCTGGGCCGGCCGCTCAAGTAACCAACGATTACCAAATAAAAAAAGGCGGAGCAAATTGTTCCGCCTTTTTCATGATTAACTATTCGATTTCTTGATCGAAGTAATATCTTTAGTTAACAAGATATCAATTATTCGACAATTCTTACTTGGACCATTTTTCAGCGAGATCACCGAGTAACGGCAGCTTGAACTTCTCCCCCTGATATGCCTTTACCATCAGAAAAACCCACAGAATTATTGAGCCAATCCAAAGAAGCAT contains:
- a CDS encoding type IV pilus twitching motility protein PilT, whose translation is MDIRELLTEAIKKRASDLHITANNPPVLRIDGELVPQVDHPVVSTDDLEKMLTSITNEEQQKRFENELELDFAYNLEDLGRFRANACLQRGRISLCFRLLQVRVPDIEELNLPEICKDLALRERGLIIVSGPTGSGKSTTLAAIIKYINNLKKRRIITIEDPIEFIHENKNCFITQRELGTDTLSFGTALKHALRQDPDVIMVGEMRDLETISIALTAAETGHLILATLHTPSAPQTIDRIIDIFPPYQQPQVRVQLSTTLEGVLYQSLIPKVGNAGRIPAVEVMIATDAIKNLIREGKTAHMWNVMQTGANFGMQTLDQALMNMLSNRVINFEEAISHCRDADTFRKSLGRPLK
- a CDS encoding DUF169 domain-containing protein; the protein is MADYRLAAGKLRDILGLKYEPVAVKFFEHEVRLEGFEKPGDRRYCQVLMGAREGQKLTLTADNIACPAAAWAFGFKEPPAKLLSGEMPAAMGIFGSPAAAVNTLSTMSRLEMGRYKMAACCPLGEAPFVPDVVVIESDVEHLMWVALALVFDTGGRLNFDTAILQATCVDCTVKPFLTQKMNATLGCYGCREATDLAENEAVLGFPIKDLDTIVISLEKLNAKAMPRVRGKTVYKALLNR
- a CDS encoding PKD domain-containing protein; protein product: MSKHKFVIFILLLCSVFIIAGATGCGPGAPSAQFTVNATSGNAPLSVWFTDLSAGEIESWEWDFDNDGVVDSTDQYVLHVYEVPGDYTVKLTVMGTGKSDSEVKTSYIVVSAPECKADFTAEPRECHGATKVQFTDLSTGDVTGWAWDLNGDGAVDSTTQNPAYTYSRDGLYTVTLTVTSANCSDTITKQDYISVSGCST
- a CDS encoding DUF1284 domain-containing protein; amino-acid sequence: MRKPMKIRAHHLICILGFRGLGYSPEHVLNMKRIVGRLQSPRSVHFEVVDYPDDICAFCPFFSEGGCRQNSPNSESMVKSLDFNVMVRLGLTLEQRLTWPEAEAKIRARLYPEDVDVICKECRWRPLGYCMEGLRDLMENR
- a CDS encoding thioredoxin family protein, translated to MIIKILGTGCAKCMQLEKTAKEAVKELGIDAKIEEVKDITKILEYPILTTPGLVIDEEVVCSGKIPSKDEVKKYINEAMKK
- a CDS encoding permease, producing the protein MDFFIDLLRGGVDALAEYLSAHVITCLVPAFFIAGAISAFLSQASVLKYFGPKAKKLVSYSVASVSGAVLAVCSCTVLPLFGGIYKRGAGLGPAVTFLYAAPAINVLAIVYSAKLLGYDLGLGRAIMAILFSVVIGLIMAFIYRKEQSKADAKAFEMMASQGHDGMSPKLQFLFIGTLLGILVFAAGKQWIIMGILLVILAVTLWRFFSKVEVKQWLSETLRFVKLVIPWLLIGVFIAGMIRTGVPESAITSSVGGNGLLANFTASFLGAIMYFATLTEVPIVRSFLDLGMGQGPALALLLAGPALSLPSMLVIRKIMGTQKMLLYVSIVVVMATISGYIFGLVTQ
- a CDS encoding metalloregulator ArsR/SmtB family transcription factor, whose protein sequence is MRDFVKASKALSDETRLRIMNLLLERECCVCEVMQALQISQTRASRNLSALHDAGFLKLRKDGLWSLYSLDNKGMDDYMIGLVDSVRRALNGNKLAAMDRQRLKKAERVGTGCAGKLVK
- the rimI gene encoding ribosomal protein S18-alanine N-acetyltransferase, producing the protein MTYMTRPMQLDDVQQAVQIDKECFPLNKQPMAYKNELLYNQTARYIVAYDDSDPDKNSIAGVLGFWLMAGEAHIMTVGVRGEHRKQGVGELMLKSAIDLALSCGAFAVTLEVRRSNSEAMALYRKHNFTERGIRKNYYDETHEDAVIMTRELDNR